The proteins below are encoded in one region of Effusibacillus dendaii:
- the purD gene encoding phosphoribosylamine--glycine ligase, with protein sequence MKVLVIGSGGREHAMVWKLAQSPRVEKIYCAPGNAGIAQIAECVAISVDAVEQLADFVEREQIDLTVVGPEAALLAGVVDFFEERGLRIFGPRREAALLEGSKAYAKAVMMANKVPTAEYQTFTKVEEALRYIREKGAPIVVKADGLAAGKGVVVAQTLTEAEAAVRSIMQDKSFGEAGSQVVIEEFLQGEEATVLAFVDGKTVKLMVPSQDHKQVFDGDKGPNTGGMGTYAPVPKVGAELLRQVEETIVQPIVRAMAAKGTPYKGVLYTGLMLTGQGPKVIEFNARFGDPETQVVLPLLETDLVDAAEAVIDGKLASIDLKWKNGAAVCVVLAAKGYPGPYPKGDRIEGLDGLPDNVAVFHAGTEKKEGQFQTNGGRVLNVVGFGADLRQAKEAAYRGVEQIRFDGMHYRTDISDKALQ encoded by the coding sequence ATGAAAGTATTGGTGATTGGCAGCGGCGGTCGGGAGCACGCGATGGTTTGGAAGTTGGCGCAAAGCCCTCGTGTGGAGAAGATCTACTGTGCACCGGGCAATGCAGGAATTGCCCAAATCGCGGAATGTGTGGCGATTTCTGTCGATGCGGTGGAGCAATTGGCCGATTTTGTCGAGCGGGAACAAATCGATTTGACCGTCGTAGGGCCGGAAGCGGCGCTGTTGGCCGGGGTGGTCGACTTTTTTGAAGAGCGGGGTTTGCGCATATTCGGACCGCGACGAGAGGCCGCGCTGCTCGAAGGCAGCAAAGCGTACGCCAAAGCGGTGATGATGGCCAACAAAGTGCCGACTGCCGAATATCAGACGTTCACCAAAGTCGAGGAAGCACTCCGTTATATACGTGAGAAAGGCGCTCCGATTGTGGTAAAAGCGGATGGTCTCGCTGCGGGCAAAGGCGTGGTTGTCGCTCAAACTTTAACAGAAGCGGAAGCGGCGGTTCGCTCTATCATGCAGGACAAATCGTTCGGCGAAGCGGGCAGTCAGGTGGTGATCGAGGAGTTTTTGCAGGGAGAAGAAGCGACCGTACTCGCTTTTGTGGACGGTAAAACGGTGAAGCTGATGGTTCCCTCGCAAGACCACAAGCAGGTGTTTGACGGTGACAAAGGACCGAATACGGGCGGTATGGGCACATATGCACCGGTGCCGAAAGTCGGCGCTGAACTGCTGCGGCAGGTGGAAGAAACGATTGTGCAGCCGATTGTTCGGGCAATGGCAGCGAAAGGAACGCCTTATAAGGGAGTTCTTTACACAGGATTGATGCTGACGGGGCAAGGTCCGAAAGTAATCGAGTTCAACGCCCGATTCGGCGACCCGGAAACACAGGTCGTACTTCCTTTGTTGGAGACCGACCTGGTGGATGCAGCAGAAGCGGTAATTGACGGAAAACTGGCCTCGATAGATCTCAAATGGAAAAATGGGGCGGCTGTCTGTGTTGTATTGGCGGCAAAAGGGTATCCCGGTCCGTATCCGAAAGGAGACCGAATTGAGGGACTGGATGGGCTGCCGGACAATGTGGCTGTATTTCATGCCGGAACAGAGAAGAAAGAGGGGCAGTTTCAAACCAATGGTGGTCGGGTTTTGAACGTAGTCGGGTTTGGAGCGGATTTGCGGCAGGCTAAAGAAGCCGCCTACCGGGGTGTTGAGCAAATTCGATTTGATGGGATGCATTATCGTACAGACATCTCGGATAAGGCACTACAGTAA
- the purM gene encoding phosphoribosylformylglycinamidine cyclo-ligase, with protein sequence MDRQDAYARAGVNIDAGNETVNRIKPHVARTLRSEVLTALGGFGGGFQLDLSRYKEPILVSGTDGVGTKLKVAFQMDRHDTIGIDAVAMCVNDILVMGAEPLFFLDYLATGKLVPATAEQIVKGIADGCVQAGCALIGGETAEMPGMYVDGEYDIAGFAVGIVEKSRLIDGSRIQPGDVIVGLASSGIHSNGYSLVRKVLLEEAGFHMDSRVEGLDKTIGEELLTPTHIYVKNGLALAERFDVRGMAHITGGGFWENIPRVLPDGCSAEIKLGSWPILPIFDLIRQKGDISAVDMFRTFNMGIGLIAVVPERQATDFVAEANRLGEKAYPIGTIVKGDKQVLIPAIGGGE encoded by the coding sequence GTGGATCGACAAGACGCTTACGCGCGAGCGGGTGTCAATATTGATGCGGGAAACGAGACGGTGAACCGAATCAAGCCGCATGTGGCGCGTACGTTGCGGTCGGAAGTTTTGACCGCCCTGGGCGGGTTTGGCGGCGGCTTTCAACTCGATCTCAGCCGCTATAAAGAACCGATTCTGGTATCGGGAACGGACGGCGTGGGAACCAAATTGAAAGTCGCCTTTCAGATGGATCGGCATGACACGATCGGGATTGATGCGGTGGCCATGTGCGTAAACGATATTCTGGTGATGGGAGCCGAACCGCTGTTTTTTCTTGATTATTTGGCGACCGGGAAACTGGTCCCAGCCACGGCCGAACAGATCGTAAAAGGGATTGCGGACGGCTGTGTGCAGGCTGGCTGCGCCCTGATCGGCGGCGAAACGGCTGAAATGCCGGGCATGTATGTGGACGGGGAATACGATATAGCGGGGTTTGCCGTCGGGATTGTAGAAAAAAGCCGACTGATCGACGGATCCCGTATACAGCCGGGGGATGTGATCGTTGGTTTGGCATCGAGCGGCATCCATTCAAACGGCTATTCACTGGTACGCAAGGTGCTGCTGGAAGAGGCCGGATTCCATATGGATTCACGGGTCGAAGGGCTTGATAAAACAATCGGCGAAGAACTGCTGACGCCAACCCACATCTATGTCAAAAATGGATTGGCGTTGGCCGAACGTTTTGATGTGCGGGGCATGGCTCATATTACGGGCGGCGGCTTCTGGGAAAACATTCCGCGTGTATTGCCGGATGGATGCAGTGCCGAAATCAAGCTGGGCAGTTGGCCGATTTTGCCGATATTTGATTTGATCCGGCAGAAGGGCGACATTTCAGCCGTCGATATGTTCCGTACGTTCAACATGGGGATCGGCTTGATTGCCGTGGTACCGGAGCGGCAGGCGACCGATTTTGTGGCGGAAGCGAATCGTCTTGGCGAAAAGGCATATCCGATCGGCACCATTGTAAAAGGCGACAAACAGGTCCTTATCCCGGCTATCGGAGGCGGCGAATGA
- the purF gene encoding amidophosphoribosyltransferase yields the protein MHNEMMSDKFHEECGVFGIIGHEKSAELTYYGLYALQHRGQESAGIVTVDGRKLYQHKGMGLVSEVFNEEILKTLVGNAAIGHVRYSTTGDSSVANAQPLTFGFQRGNMALAHNGNLTNAYQIHGRLERQGSIFQTTSDTEVVAHLIAKSGMPTIEENMRESLSVIKGAYAILILTDDKLVAVRDPHGLRPLALGQFEGAYVVASETCAFDAIGASYVRDVEPGEMIIIDKNGLRSQKFAHASKTSFCTFEYIYFARPDSDIDGFNVHSIRKKLGKLLAEEHPVEADVVIGVPDSSISAAIGYAEETAIPYEIGLIKNRYVGRTFIQPSQELRERGVKLKLSAVRKVVEGKRVVLIDDSIVRGTTSKRIVQMLREAGATEVHLLISSPPVKDACYYGIDTSAREELIAADKTVKEIQEYIGADSLHYLSEEKMLSAFGVTDMANHKFCNACFTGTYPTEIYESLEKHMLER from the coding sequence ATGCATAATGAAATGATGTCCGATAAGTTCCATGAAGAGTGTGGTGTGTTTGGGATTATCGGACACGAAAAATCGGCTGAACTGACTTATTATGGTCTTTACGCATTGCAGCACCGCGGACAGGAAAGCGCCGGCATCGTAACGGTAGACGGTCGGAAGCTGTACCAGCATAAAGGAATGGGACTTGTATCCGAGGTGTTTAATGAGGAGATTTTAAAAACATTGGTCGGAAATGCCGCCATTGGACATGTGCGGTATTCGACGACAGGCGATTCATCGGTCGCCAATGCGCAGCCGTTGACTTTTGGCTTTCAACGGGGCAATATGGCATTGGCGCATAACGGGAACCTGACGAACGCCTATCAAATTCACGGCCGCTTGGAACGGCAGGGCAGCATTTTCCAAACGACCAGCGATACGGAAGTGGTCGCCCATCTGATTGCCAAGTCCGGCATGCCGACGATTGAAGAAAACATGCGGGAGTCGTTATCTGTCATTAAAGGCGCTTATGCGATTCTGATTCTGACCGATGACAAACTGGTGGCCGTGCGCGACCCGCATGGGCTTCGGCCACTGGCCCTGGGGCAGTTTGAAGGAGCGTACGTGGTGGCATCGGAAACATGCGCGTTTGATGCGATTGGAGCATCCTATGTCCGCGATGTCGAACCGGGCGAAATGATCATTATTGATAAAAACGGGCTGCGCAGTCAAAAGTTTGCCCATGCGTCCAAAACGTCTTTCTGCACGTTTGAATATATTTATTTTGCTCGTCCCGATTCCGATATAGACGGGTTTAATGTGCATTCCATCCGTAAAAAATTGGGCAAGCTGCTGGCAGAAGAACATCCGGTTGAAGCGGATGTGGTCATCGGCGTACCCGATTCGTCAATCTCTGCAGCGATTGGTTACGCGGAGGAAACGGCCATTCCTTATGAAATCGGTTTGATTAAAAACAGGTATGTCGGCCGAACTTTCATTCAACCCAGTCAGGAACTGCGGGAACGCGGCGTGAAACTGAAACTGTCTGCGGTCCGCAAGGTCGTGGAAGGCAAGCGGGTTGTATTGATCGACGATTCGATCGTACGCGGCACCACCTCCAAACGGATCGTACAGATGCTGCGGGAAGCGGGCGCAACGGAAGTTCATCTGCTGATTTCTTCTCCTCCCGTTAAGGATGCCTGCTACTACGGAATCGATACATCGGCAAGAGAGGAATTGATTGCAGCTGATAAGACGGTGAAGGAAATTCAAGAGTATATTGGCGCCGATTCGCTGCATTATCTGTCGGAAGAAAAGATGCTCAGCGCGTTTGGTGTGACGGATATGGCCAATCACAAATTTTGCAATGCCTGCTTTACGGGAACATACCCGACGGAAATATACGAGTCGCTAGAAAAACACATGTTGGAGAGGTAG
- the purC gene encoding phosphoribosylaminoimidazolesuccinocarboxamide synthase: protein MAVKQQMMYEGKAKKVFLTDDPKLVIVDYKDDATAFNGEKKGQIVGKGALNNRIASIFFRLLESKGIPTHYVETLSEREMLVKKVQIVPIELVVRNIAAGSLAKRIGWEEGTILPKVVIEFYYKDDELGDPLINRSHIDVLNLATPEQIADMEEMARQINIHLKAFLADKNLLLVDFKLEFGVDADGNLLLADEISPDTCRFWDADTKEKLDKDRFRRDLGSVEQAYEEIFRRLGGVTQ, encoded by the coding sequence ATGGCAGTCAAGCAGCAGATGATGTATGAAGGAAAGGCGAAGAAAGTATTTCTAACGGACGATCCCAAATTGGTCATCGTCGATTACAAGGATGACGCGACCGCGTTCAACGGCGAGAAAAAAGGGCAGATTGTGGGGAAAGGGGCACTCAACAACCGGATTGCATCGATATTTTTCCGCCTGCTGGAGTCCAAAGGCATTCCTACCCATTATGTGGAGACCCTGTCGGAACGGGAGATGCTGGTAAAGAAGGTGCAGATTGTACCGATTGAATTGGTGGTCCGAAATATTGCCGCCGGTTCGCTTGCCAAGCGTATCGGTTGGGAGGAAGGCACCATTTTGCCGAAGGTGGTTATTGAATTTTACTACAAAGATGATGAATTGGGTGATCCGTTGATCAATCGTTCGCATATTGACGTGTTGAATCTGGCCACACCTGAGCAGATCGCAGACATGGAAGAGATGGCTCGCCAGATCAACATTCATCTGAAAGCGTTCCTGGCTGACAAAAATCTGCTGCTGGTTGATTTTAAGCTGGAATTTGGCGTTGATGCGGATGGAAATTTGCTGTTGGCTGACGAAATTTCACCCGATACATGCCGTTTCTGGGATGCAGACACAAAAGAGAAGCTGGATAAAGACCGTTTCCGGCGTGACCTTGGATCGGTAGAACAGGCGTACGAAGAGATTTTCCGCAGACTTGGGGGTGTTACACAATGA
- the purQ gene encoding phosphoribosylformylglycinamidine synthase subunit PurQ: MKFAVLVFPGSNCDIDAVKAVEDVLGEPVDMVWHHETDLSAYDCIILPGGFSYGDYLRCGAIARFSPVMEQVKKAASEGKMVIGICNGFQILTESGLLPGALRTNNHLQFNCEISPLVVENTETPFTSDYQKGQVIQIPIAHGEGNYYVDDETLQKMKSNNQIVFRYHGKNPNGSVDNIAGICNEKGNVLGMMPHPERAVDDLLGSTDGRALFTSILNKWREKHGA; the protein is encoded by the coding sequence GTGAAATTTGCAGTTCTCGTATTTCCGGGCTCCAACTGCGACATTGATGCGGTCAAAGCGGTGGAAGACGTGTTGGGTGAACCGGTAGACATGGTGTGGCACCACGAAACCGATCTGTCGGCATATGACTGTATCATTCTGCCGGGCGGATTTTCCTATGGGGACTATTTGCGGTGCGGCGCCATTGCCCGTTTTTCCCCGGTTATGGAACAGGTGAAAAAAGCGGCCTCGGAAGGGAAAATGGTGATCGGCATCTGTAACGGTTTTCAGATTTTGACAGAGTCAGGCTTGTTGCCGGGGGCGCTCCGCACAAACAACCATTTACAGTTTAACTGTGAAATTTCACCGCTGGTTGTGGAAAACACGGAAACGCCGTTTACCAGTGACTATCAAAAAGGACAGGTGATCCAGATTCCGATTGCTCACGGCGAAGGCAATTACTATGTGGATGATGAGACGCTGCAAAAAATGAAGTCGAACAATCAAATTGTGTTCCGCTATCATGGCAAAAATCCAAACGGTTCGGTTGACAATATCGCAGGCATCTGCAACGAGAAAGGTAATGTGCTTGGCATGATGCCTCATCCGGAACGGGCGGTTGATGATCTGCTTGGGTCTACTGACGGACGTGCGCTTTTTACGTCAATTCTCAACAAATGGAGGGAGAAGCACGGTGCCTAA
- the purH gene encoding bifunctional phosphoribosylaminoimidazolecarboxamide formyltransferase/IMP cyclohydrolase produces MKRALISVSDKTGIIELAKALVKHDVEIVSTGGTAKLLEQEGIPVTGISDVTGFPEIMDGRVKTLHPNIHGGLLAVRENPEHMAAIHKLGIQPIDYVIVNLYPFKETILKPNVTQEEAIENIDIGGPSMLRAAAKNYRDVIVVVDASDYGLVVESLEKGEPVDEEARLALAAKVFRHTAAYDALVAQYLTKLTGEEFPQTMTLTYEKAQDLRYGENPHQKAAFYREAGAAASSIAGAKQLHGKELSYNNINDANAALSILKEFTEPAVVAVKHTNPCGVGIADTIFGAWQKAYEADPVSIFGGIVALNRKVDVSTAKAISGLFLEIVLAPAYEPEAFEILSQKKNIRLMEAAVSGEANDVANANGSLLYAPRTTLKVQGGLLVQDLDLKTLTENDLQVVTRRQPTADELKQLLFAWKVVKHVKSNAIVLAREDRTVGVGAGQMNRVGAAKIAIEQAADLAKGSVLASDAFFPMPDTVEAAAQAGITAMIQPGGSIKDNESIEAADRYGIAMVFTGVRHFKH; encoded by the coding sequence ATGAAAAGAGCGTTAATCAGCGTATCGGACAAGACGGGGATCATAGAATTGGCGAAAGCGCTTGTCAAACATGACGTGGAGATTGTTTCAACCGGCGGCACAGCCAAATTGCTGGAGCAGGAAGGCATCCCTGTGACGGGTATTTCGGACGTGACAGGTTTTCCGGAAATTATGGACGGACGCGTGAAAACACTGCATCCGAACATTCACGGCGGTCTGCTGGCCGTAAGGGAAAATCCGGAACATATGGCTGCCATTCACAAGTTGGGGATTCAGCCGATCGATTACGTAATCGTCAATCTGTATCCGTTTAAGGAAACGATCCTAAAACCGAACGTTACACAGGAAGAAGCGATAGAAAACATCGATATCGGCGGGCCGTCGATGCTGCGGGCGGCGGCAAAAAACTACCGTGATGTGATCGTCGTGGTGGATGCTTCCGATTACGGCCTGGTCGTGGAAAGTCTGGAGAAAGGCGAACCGGTGGACGAAGAAGCCCGGCTCGCGTTGGCAGCCAAAGTGTTTCGCCATACAGCCGCGTACGATGCGCTGGTCGCTCAATATCTGACGAAGCTGACCGGCGAAGAATTCCCGCAAACCATGACACTCACGTATGAAAAAGCACAGGATCTGCGATACGGCGAGAACCCTCATCAAAAAGCGGCTTTTTACCGGGAAGCGGGCGCTGCCGCCAGTTCGATTGCCGGCGCCAAGCAATTGCATGGCAAAGAGCTGTCCTACAACAACATCAATGATGCAAACGCAGCCCTGTCGATTTTGAAGGAGTTTACGGAACCGGCGGTTGTCGCAGTCAAGCATACGAATCCGTGCGGAGTCGGAATTGCCGATACGATTTTTGGCGCTTGGCAGAAGGCGTATGAAGCAGACCCGGTTTCGATTTTTGGAGGAATTGTAGCACTCAACCGAAAAGTGGATGTATCGACAGCGAAAGCAATTTCCGGGCTGTTTCTGGAAATTGTCTTGGCGCCTGCATACGAACCGGAAGCGTTTGAGATTTTAAGTCAGAAGAAAAATATCCGGCTAATGGAAGCGGCCGTATCCGGAGAAGCGAATGATGTGGCGAATGCGAACGGGTCTTTGCTGTATGCCCCGCGCACCACGTTGAAAGTGCAAGGCGGTTTGTTGGTACAGGATTTGGATCTTAAGACGCTCACGGAAAATGATCTGCAAGTGGTGACCCGCCGGCAGCCGACGGCAGATGAACTGAAACAACTGCTGTTCGCCTGGAAAGTGGTCAAACATGTAAAATCAAACGCGATTGTACTGGCGCGCGAAGATCGCACAGTTGGCGTTGGAGCCGGGCAAATGAACCGGGTCGGCGCAGCCAAAATCGCAATTGAACAGGCGGCAGATCTGGCAAAAGGATCGGTGCTTGCTTCGGATGCGTTTTTCCCGATGCCGGATACGGTCGAAGCGGCTGCACAAGCGGGGATCACGGCGATGATTCAGCCCGGCGGATCGATTAAAGACAACGAGTCGATCGAAGCGGCAGACCGGTACGGGATCGCTATGGTGTTTACCGGAGTGCGTCATTTCAAACATTGA
- the purL gene encoding phosphoribosylformylglycinamidine synthase subunit PurL, translating into MICLGLLTDVRFLRQFSTNGGRSTVPNETRQNENNSILQAVDSGDAAGTVSHEPTAEQVADQKIYRTFGLTDEEYDKIVKLLGRRPNYVETGIYSVMWSEHCSYKSSKPILKRFPTSGPRVLQGPGENAGIVDIGDNQAVVFKIESHNHPSAIEPFQGAATGVGGIIRDVFTMGARPVALLNSLRFGTIEESARNRYLFGHVVAGIGFYGNCIGIPTVAGEVVFDERYTHNPLVNAMCVGLIDQDKITKGNASGVGNPVMAVGARTGRDGIHGATFASTEDPHSKERSAVQVGDPFMEKLLLEACLELIATGAVVGIQDMGAAGMTSSSAEMASRAGSGLEMDVAQVPRREEGMTPYEIMLSESQERMLVVMERGKEHIAETIFNKWGLEATVIGRVTDDGMLRIKEGAQVVAEIPVTTLVDEAPVYNRPAKRPDYLNETESFAIDSIAEPSDLNETLHTLLRQPTIASKEWVYRQYDYMVRTSTVVRPGSDAAVVSIRGTRKGLAMKTDGNGRYVYLDPETGGKLVVAEAARNVVCTGAEPLAVTDCLNYSNPEKPEIMYQLEQSANGMSEACRVLDTPVISGNVSLYNETNGIDIYPTPVIGMVGLVHDLNHLTTLDWKAEGNLLYLTGFTKADIGGSEYLAAVHGLVTGRPPAIDLELEKSVQQLTLTAIQQGLVRSAHDCADGGLAVALAESAIAGGKGALIELLTGEEIAAGLRTDFVLFSESPSRIVLEVTPDQAEQLESLARERNVPLTRIGRVTGTNLTIQVNGVASIDQSVEKLAETWRGAIPCIMK; encoded by the coding sequence ATGATCTGCTTGGGTCTACTGACGGACGTGCGCTTTTTACGTCAATTCTCAACAAATGGAGGGAGAAGCACGGTGCCTAACGAGACGCGACAAAACGAAAACAACAGCATTTTGCAAGCGGTCGATTCGGGTGACGCGGCCGGTACTGTCTCCCATGAGCCGACGGCTGAACAAGTGGCAGACCAAAAAATTTATCGCACGTTCGGTTTGACAGATGAGGAATACGACAAAATCGTCAAACTGCTTGGACGCCGCCCCAACTATGTAGAAACGGGCATCTATTCGGTGATGTGGTCGGAGCACTGTTCCTATAAAAGTTCGAAACCGATCTTGAAACGGTTCCCCACATCAGGACCGCGCGTCCTGCAAGGGCCTGGAGAAAACGCAGGGATCGTCGATATTGGGGACAATCAGGCTGTGGTTTTCAAGATTGAGTCGCATAACCACCCGTCTGCCATCGAGCCGTTTCAGGGCGCGGCCACCGGTGTGGGCGGCATTATCCGCGACGTTTTTACGATGGGAGCGCGTCCGGTGGCATTGCTGAATTCGCTTCGCTTCGGGACAATTGAGGAAAGCGCGAGAAACCGGTACCTGTTTGGTCACGTGGTGGCAGGCATCGGATTTTATGGAAACTGTATCGGGATTCCAACGGTGGCGGGGGAAGTGGTGTTTGACGAACGATACACGCATAACCCGCTTGTGAACGCCATGTGCGTCGGATTGATCGACCAGGACAAAATCACGAAAGGAAATGCATCCGGGGTCGGCAATCCGGTTATGGCAGTCGGAGCCAGAACAGGGCGGGACGGGATTCACGGCGCAACGTTTGCCTCGACGGAAGACCCGCATTCAAAAGAGCGGTCTGCGGTTCAGGTGGGTGATCCGTTTATGGAAAAACTGCTGTTGGAAGCCTGTCTGGAACTGATTGCAACAGGTGCGGTGGTTGGCATTCAGGACATGGGCGCCGCCGGTATGACGTCCTCCTCTGCTGAAATGGCGTCCCGTGCCGGATCGGGTTTGGAAATGGATGTAGCACAGGTGCCGCGGCGAGAGGAAGGGATGACTCCTTATGAGATCATGCTGTCCGAATCGCAAGAGCGGATGCTTGTTGTGATGGAACGCGGCAAGGAGCATATTGCGGAAACGATTTTCAACAAGTGGGGCTTGGAAGCGACAGTCATCGGCCGCGTTACGGATGATGGGATGCTGCGGATCAAAGAAGGCGCGCAGGTGGTGGCAGAGATTCCGGTTACTACGCTGGTCGATGAAGCGCCTGTTTATAATCGTCCGGCAAAACGGCCTGATTACCTGAATGAGACAGAATCGTTTGCCATAGATTCGATAGCGGAGCCGTCAGATCTGAATGAAACGCTCCATACGCTGCTTCGGCAGCCGACAATCGCTTCGAAAGAATGGGTATATCGTCAGTATGACTATATGGTGCGCACTTCCACGGTGGTTCGGCCAGGTTCGGATGCGGCGGTTGTTTCGATTCGCGGCACCCGCAAAGGATTGGCGATGAAAACGGACGGCAATGGCCGTTATGTTTATCTGGATCCGGAAACGGGCGGCAAGCTGGTTGTTGCGGAAGCGGCCAGAAACGTGGTCTGCACGGGGGCAGAGCCGCTTGCAGTAACCGACTGCCTGAATTACTCCAATCCGGAAAAGCCGGAGATCATGTACCAACTGGAACAGTCGGCAAACGGTATGTCGGAAGCTTGCCGAGTGTTGGATACGCCTGTCATTTCGGGCAATGTTTCGCTGTATAACGAAACGAACGGCATTGACATTTACCCGACGCCGGTGATCGGGATGGTCGGACTTGTGCATGACCTGAATCATCTGACCACATTGGATTGGAAAGCGGAAGGCAATCTGCTGTATCTCACCGGGTTTACGAAAGCTGACATCGGGGGTTCCGAATATCTGGCGGCTGTACACGGCCTGGTGACCGGCAGACCGCCTGCCATTGATCTGGAACTGGAAAAATCGGTTCAGCAGTTGACACTGACCGCGATCCAGCAAGGACTGGTGCGTTCCGCGCATGACTGTGCGGACGGCGGTCTGGCAGTTGCGTTGGCCGAATCGGCGATTGCAGGCGGCAAGGGTGCGCTGATTGAACTGCTAACAGGAGAAGAGATTGCCGCCGGGTTGCGAACCGATTTTGTACTGTTCTCGGAAAGTCCTTCGCGGATCGTTCTGGAAGTTACGCCTGATCAGGCAGAGCAGCTGGAATCGCTCGCAAGGGAACGGAATGTGCCGTTAACCCGTATTGGCCGGGTAACCGGAACGAATCTGACAATTCAGGTCAACGGTGTGGCTTCTATTGACCAATCGGTTGAAAAACTGGCCGAAACATGGAGGGGAGCGATCCCATGCATAATGAAATGA
- the purN gene encoding phosphoribosylglycinamide formyltransferase has protein sequence MTGQGSWQQSGEKKIAVFASGSGSNLQVLLDRAGTGDLGMAEIVLVVSDKPDSKAVERAQRAGVETCAFIPRQFADKVAYETAILAALREKQVDFIVLAGYMRLVGPTLLEPFRGRIINLHPSLLPMFPGKDAIGQALAAGVAETGVTVHLVDEGMDTGPIIAQERVPILPEDTKESLTRRIQAVEHRLLPQVVANFTKMNNTVVGGQT, from the coding sequence ATGACAGGTCAAGGCAGTTGGCAGCAGTCAGGCGAAAAGAAAATCGCGGTGTTTGCTTCCGGCAGCGGCAGCAACCTGCAGGTGTTGTTAGACCGTGCTGGCACAGGAGATTTGGGAATGGCCGAAATCGTTTTGGTCGTCTCCGATAAACCCGATTCGAAAGCGGTAGAAAGGGCGCAGCGGGCCGGAGTGGAAACCTGTGCATTCATTCCCAGACAGTTTGCCGATAAAGTCGCCTATGAAACGGCAATTCTTGCCGCCTTGCGGGAAAAACAGGTGGATTTTATTGTTTTGGCGGGCTATATGCGGCTTGTCGGTCCTACCTTATTGGAACCGTTTCGGGGCCGCATCATTAATTTGCATCCGTCACTTTTGCCGATGTTTCCTGGCAAAGATGCGATCGGACAGGCGTTGGCGGCGGGCGTCGCGGAAACAGGCGTCACCGTTCATCTGGTGGATGAAGGCATGGATACGGGGCCGATTATCGCACAGGAGCGCGTGCCGATTTTGCCTGAAGATACAAAAGAGTCGCTGACCAGAAGGATTCAGGCGGTCGAGCACAGGTTGCTGCCGCAGGTCGTGGCCAATTTTACAAAGATGAACAACACGGTGGTAGGAGGACAGACATGA
- the purS gene encoding phosphoribosylformylglycinamidine synthase subunit PurS: MILAKIHVTLKQSVLDPEGSAVAKSLHALGYDEVEDIRIGKYMELKVNTNDPKQAAERVAEMCEKLLANTVIEKYSFELSEV; the protein is encoded by the coding sequence ATGATTTTGGCCAAAATCCACGTAACATTGAAACAGTCCGTATTGGATCCGGAAGGATCGGCCGTTGCCAAATCGCTTCACGCGTTGGGCTACGATGAAGTGGAAGACATTCGGATCGGCAAATACATGGAACTGAAAGTGAACACGAACGATCCGAAGCAGGCAGCGGAACGGGTTGCCGAAATGTGTGAAAAACTGCTCGCCAATACGGTGATTGAAAAATATTCATTTGAACTGTCGGAGGTGTGA